The Garra rufa chromosome 8, GarRuf1.0, whole genome shotgun sequence genome has a segment encoding these proteins:
- the fer1l6 gene encoding fer-1-like protein 6 — protein sequence MDRDKDSAAAHGKKFGIKVKKKHRKGQKGVVIANKNALEAEPQTNPDNPDVIDVPQPELAEVSTSVHASFRQIANTKRCKPMAKILEAESKPQHFQISINITEARQLVGDNIDPSVVIEIGDEKKQTSVKEGTNAPFYNEYFVFDFFCNQDIFFDKVIKLSVMHSKIMKSYCVGTFKIDVGTVYSQPGHQFINKWATLTDPADIRTGVKGHLKCDISVSGKGDVAAPSQKFSDAEEQIDKHLLIPEGLNPERPWARFYVIVYRAEGLPRINSSIMANVTKAFVGDTTALIDPYVEVSFFGQVGRTSTQKSTADPVWNEQVVFKEMFPPLCQRLKIRVLDEGSMNDVAIGTHYIDLHTISNDNDGDNGFLPTFGPAWINLYGSLRNSTLVDDSQELNEGVGEGVSYRGRVFIELSVEILSGGAPDSKSLLSRINPKDAKGGKAVAKDPKTGTGAGGEEEKSKNIGPEVMPVEPPQKINDEEMETFLLFGCVFEASMIDRRIGDRPITLEFTIGNFGNLIDGTAPTPSKKKLEDVSVTTPLLETAAMMPCKSTTTPERPLFGDAQRHYMHLPIGAQKPCVYIYSSWEDRAYRLHHANMLDTIALMFEEGVAKVAELDKMLSPEAGTLMHYVLQEFRKDASEFIAFAEKKAKGSSLTLLDKKRLTLCKQELESMSEIAGGLLEPKRRSLTVKEMMLEVQKIKKKLRFLVEEPQHTLPDVFVCLVSNNKRLAYARIPARQLLFSQSPEQRGRDCGKIKTLFLKPPVKRGPGWTVQAKLDVYLWLGTSRDSSHMLENLPSGFEPEGISSEDRTGLPPDNLLYTEQHLFQLRAHMYQARGLIAADNTGLSDPFAWVSFLTNSQSTGIIKQTLTPTWNQLILMNNVCLYGGLYEIFQEPPLVVIEVYDDDAVGIEYLGSTVAVPVVKLSDERYSPPQLQYSPLFCGNLSGGDILGAFELLQISKSGEHTLPDFDEPDGGVIPVPSYIRPVLCKYRIEVLFWGLRELKKVQLLSVDRPQVFIKCAGGGVNSSVIQSYKKNPNFTILVDAFDVELPEDEHLLPPLNVTVVDWRAFGRSTLVGSHMINNLALFKHIPIPFQQPLPEPRNIAVAQLSLQQSVVPPPNEEIAIEIEQEDIITPAPKTEPDFQEKKVSKKSKTRSTKRKKRTAADESADNVIDWWSKYYASMEKIQLAKQKENNPFPLLFENITPLENIISEGLISLASNVKDKKREVNYKSVMEQPRIATLQVYDKELEAEFGPFDDWVKTFELFRGKANEEEGSADDRFVGKFKGRFCLYKLPETDEEEEEGYLDSGQFKINQGIPSNTAVDVLIRVYIVAAFNLHPADPDGKADPYIVLKLGKTEIKDRDNYIPKQLNPVFGRSFEFQATFPKESLLTVLIYDYDMVGGDDLIGETQIDLENRFYSRHRATCGLPTEYAIEGYNAWRDSIKPTELLIKLCKENRLDNPHFSPGRITIGSKVFTGKTVFADEDQMVESYEHLALKVLHRWSEMPNGGCKLVPEHIETRALYLKDKPGIDQGHLQMWVDIFPMDMPHPGPPVDVSPRKPKGFELRIIIWNTEDVILEDTNFITGQKSSDIYIKGWLKGLEDDSQETDVHYNSLTGEGNFNWRFVFPFNYLPAEKVVVVQKRESIYSLDKTEQKIPAVLVMQVWDFERLSSDDFLGSVELDLHGFPRGAKSAKACKMEMLTETMENISIFQQKRSKGWWPFSKAGELTGKVEAEFHLVTAEEAEKNPVGRARKEPEPLEKPNRPDTSFSWFMNPFKCFFHLIWGNYKKYIIAGLVLLILTLFLVLMFYTLPGAISSKIVNG from the exons AAGCAAACCACAACATTTCCAG ATCTCCATCAATATAACAGAGGCAAGGCAGCTTGTTGGAGACAATATAGACCCTAGTGTCGTGATTGAAATTGGAGATGAGAAAAAGCAGACGTCCGTGAAAGAAGGAACCAACGCTCCGTTTTACAATGAG TACTTTGTGTTTGACTTCTTCTGCAATCAAGACATCTTTTTTGACAAAGTCATCAAACTATCA GTCATGCATTCGAAGATCATGAAGAGCTACTGTGTGGGAACCTTCAAGATTGATGTTGGGACAGTGTACTCCCAACCTG GCCATCAGTTCATTAATAAGTGGGCCACACTCACAGACCCCGCTGACATCCGCACAGGGGTGAAAGGTCACCTTAAGTGTGATATCAGCGTGTCAGGAAAGGGAGATGTCGCAGCACCGTCTCAGAAGTTCAGTGATGCTGAGGAACAGATAGACAA GCACCTTCTGATTCCTGAAGGCTTAAACCCTGAACGTCCGTGGGCTCGGTTTTACGTGATAGTGTACCGCGCAGAAGGTCTTCCCAGAATAAACTCCAGTATTATGGCCAACGTGACCAAAGCCTTTGTTGGAGACACAACAGCCCTCATAGATCCTTATGTAGAGGTGTCATTCTTCGGTCAAGTT GGCAGGACATCTACTCAGAAAAGCACAGCAGACCCAGTGTGGAACGAGCAGGTGGTGTTCAAGGAGATGTTTCCTCCACTGTGTCAAAGACTGAAGATTCGGGTTCTAGATGAGGGAAGCATGAATGATGTGGCTATTGGGACTCATTACATTGATCTACACACCATCTCAAATGACAATGATGGAGACAACG GTTTCCTACCCACATTTGGACCAGCATGGATCAACCTCTACGGTTCACTTCGTAATTCCACACTGGTGGACGACAGCCAGGAGCTGAACGAGGGTGTTGGAGAAGGGGTGTCCTACAGAGGCAGGGTTTTCATCGAGCTGAGTGTGGAGATCCTGTCTGGAGGTGCTCCTGACTCGAAATCCCTGCTCTCAAGAATCAATCCAAAAGATGCCAAGGGAGGAAAAGCAGTGGCGAAAGATCCCAAAACTGGGACTGGAGCCGGAGGTGAGGAAGAGAAGTCCAAGAATATAGGACCTGAGGTGATGCCAGTGGAGCCCCCACAAAAG atAAATGATGAAGAAATGGAAACCTTCCTACTCTTTGGCTGTGTGTTTGAGGCCTCCATGATTGACAGAAGAATCGGTGATAGACCTATCACCCTTGAGTTCACCATTG GTAACTTTGGTAACTTAATTGATGGTACTGCACCGACTCCTTCAAAGAAAAAGCTTGAAGATGTGTCAGTGACCACTcctctgttggaaactgcagcaATGATGCCATGCAAATCTACTACAACACCAGAAAGACCTCTTTTCGGAGATGcacagag GCACTACATGCACTTGCCTATCGGAGCGCAAAAGCCCTGTGTGTATATTTATAGCAGCTGGGAGGATCGAGCATACAGACTTCATCATGCCAACATGCTGGACACAATTGCCCTGATGTTT GAGGAGGGAGTTGCTAAGGTGGCAGAATTGGATAAAATGTTGTCTCCAGAAGCAGGGACTCTCATGCATTATGTTCTTCAGGAATTTAGAAAAGATGCCAG TGAGTTTATTGCTTTTGCTGAAAAGAAGGCAAAGGGAAGCAGCTTGACCTTACTGGACAAAAAGAGGCTCACTCTGTGCAAACAGGAGCTG GAGAGCATGTCTGAAATAGCAGGAGGATTGCTTGAGCCCAAGAGGAGATCTTTGACTGTAAAAGAGATGATGCTGGAAGTtcagaaaattaaaaagaaactGAGATTCCTTGTGGAAGAG CCTCAACACACATTACcagatgtgtttgtgtgtctggtCAGTAATAACAAGCGTCTGGCGTATGCCAGAATCCCTGCTCGTCAACTGCTTTTCTCACAAAGCCCAGAGCAGAGAGGCAGAGACTGTGGGAAGATCAAGACCCTGTTCCTCAAG CCTCCAGTGAAGCGTGGACCAGGGTGGACAGTCCAGGCTAAACTTGATGTGTATTTATGGCTGGGAACTAGCAGAGATTCATCCCACATGTTGGAAAATCTCCCATCAGGTTTTGAACCGGAAGGCATCTCATCTGAGGACAGAACTGGCCTtcctcctgataatttactctacACAG AGCAGCACTTGTTCCAGCTGAGGGCTCATATGTATCAAGCTCGTGGTCTCATTGCAGCAGACAACACTGGCCTCTCAGACCCCTTTGCCTGGGTGTCTTTTCTGACCAACAGCCAAAGCACTGGT ATTATCAAGCAAACATTGACTCCAACATGGAATCAGCTGATCCTGATGAATAATGTGTGTCTGTATGGAGGGCTTTATGAAATATTCCAGGAGCCACCGCTAGTTGTGATTGAAGTGTATGATGATGATGCAGTG GGTATAGAGTACCTTGGGTCGACAGTGGCTGTTCCTGTTGTCAAACTGTCAGATGAGCGATACTCTCCTCCTCAGCTGCAGTACAGCCCTCTGTTCTGTGGCAACTTGTCAGGAGGAGACATACTGGGAGCGTTTGAACTCCTTCAG ATCTCAAAGTCAGGAGAACACACGCTTCCTGATTTTGATGAGCCAGATGGAGGGGTTATCCCAGTACCCTCATACATTCGACCTGTTCTCTGCAAGTATAGAATTGAG GTTTTGTTCTGGGGCCTCAGAGAACTGAAAAAGGTTCAGCTTTTATCTGTTGATCGGCCCCAAGTTTTTATCAAGTGTGCAGGAGGAGGCGTTAACTCTTCAGTGATACAGAGTTACAAGAAAAACCCAAACTTCACAATACTTGTAGATGCCTTTGATGTG GAGCTGCCTGAAGATGAACACCTCCTCCCTCCTCTCAATGTGACTGTGGTGGACTGGAGGGCCTTTGGGCGGAGCACACTTGTGGGTAGTCACATGATCAACAACCTGGCCTTATTCAAACACATCCCCATACCTTTTCAACAGCCTCTACCAGAACCCAGAAACATAGCAG TGGCTCAGTTGTCTCTGCAGCAGAGTGTTGTGCCACCGCCCAATGAGGAGATCGCCATTGAAATAGAGCAGGAGGATATTATCACTCCTGCCCCTAAAACTGAACCAGACTTCCAGGAGAAGAAG GTGTCAAAAAAGAGCAAAACAAGATCTACGAAAAGGAAGAAACGCACTGCAGCTGATGAATCTGCTGATAATGTCATTGATTGGTGGTCGAAATACTATGCATCAATGGAGAAGATCCAACTG GCAAAGCAAAAAGAAAACAATCCATTTCCACTGCTGTTTGAAAATA TAACTCCTCTGGAGAACATTATTTCCGAAGGATTGATCAGTCTGG CATCAAATGTTAAGGACAAGAAAAGGGAGGTGAATTACAAGAGTGTGATGGAACAGCCCAGGATTGCAACATTACAG GTGTATGACAAAGAGCTGGAGGCTGAGTTTGGCCCTTTTGACGACTGGGTTAAAACCTTTGAACTCTTTCGAGGAAAGGCCAATGAGGAAGAAGGTTCTGCTGATGACAGATTTGTTGGGAAGTTTAAG GGCAGGTTCTGTCTGTACAAGCTGCCTGAAACAGACGAAGAGGAGGAGGAAGGATATTTGGATTCTGGGCAGTTTAAAATAAACCAGGGTATTCCTTCAAACACAGCAGTGGATGTCCTTATCCGTGTGTACATAGTTGCA GCCTTTAACCTGCACCCTGCGGACCCGGATGGCAAAGCAGACCCTTACATAGTGCTGAAACTTGGGAAAACTGAGATCAAAGACAGAGACAATTACATCCCAAAGCAGCTCAACCCAGTGTTTGGAAG ATCCTTTGAATTTCAAGCCACTTTCCCCAAGGAATCCCTGCTAACTGTTCTCATCTATGACTATGACATGGTTGGCGGTGATGATTTGATTGGAGAAACACAGATTGATTTGGAGAATCGTTTTTACAGCAGGCATCGAGCTACCTGTGGTCTGCCTACCGAATATGCTAT TGAAGGTTATAATGCATGGAGGGACAGCATCAAGCCGACAGAATTGTTAATTAAGCTTTGCAAAGAAAACAGACTGGACAACCCTCACTTTTCTCCAGGACGTATTACCATTGGCAGCAAAGTTTTTACAGGGAAAACCGTATTTGCTGATGAAG ATCAGATGGTGGAGTCCTATGAGCACCTGGCTCTAAAGGTGCTGCACAGGTGGTCTGAGATGCCCAATGGGGGTTGTAAACTTGTGCCAGAGCATATTGAAACTCGTGCACTCTACCTCAAGGACAAACCAGGAATAGACCAG GGTCATCTGCAGATGTGGGTGGACATTTTTCCAATGGATATGCCTCATCCTGGCCCACCTGTGGACGTTTCCCCTCGCAAACCCAAAGG ttttGAGCTCAGGATTATTATCTGGAACACTGAAGATGTAATATTGGAGGACACCAACTTCATAACAGGACAGAAGTCAAGTGACATTTACATCAAAGG GTGGTTAAAGGGGCTTGAAGATGACAGCCAGGAAACTGATGTCCATTACAATTCTTTGACTGGAGAGGGTAACTTCAACTGGCGCTTTGTGTTCCCCTTTAACTACCTACCGGCTGAGAAAGTGGTGGTGGTGCAAAAGCGAGAAAGCATCTACTCTCTGGACAAAACTGAACAGAAGATCCCTGCAGTCCTTGTTATGCAGGTGTGGGACTTTGAGAGGCTTTCTTCTGATGACTTCCTGG GCTCAGTGGAGTTGGACCTGCATGGGTTTCCACGTGGAGCTAAATCAGCTAAAGCTTGTAAGATGGAAATGCTGACAGAAACCATGGAGAACATCTCCATCTTCCAGCAGAAACGCTCCAAAGGCTGGTGGCCCTTCAGTAAAGCTGGAGAACTCACA GGGAAGGTAGAAGCAGAGTTTCATCTGGTAACAGCTGAAGAGGCAGAGAAAAATCCAGTGGGACGTGCACGCAAGGAGCCAGAGCCTCTAGAGAAACCAAA TCGTCCAGACACATCCTTCTCCTGGTTTATGAATCCTTTCAAGTGCTTCTTTCATCTGATCTGGGGCAACTACAAGAAATACATCATTGCTGGACTGGTGCTGTTGATCTTGACCCTGTTCCTGGTTCTTATGTTCTACACCCTACCAGGGGCGATCAGTAGTAAGATAGTCAACGGGTAA